Genomic segment of Streptococcus pneumoniae:
GTGCGACTCAAAGCTGGTACAAATATGTCGGCCTAGACGGTGCTGTACTTGGTATCGATACCTTTGGAGCATCAGCGCCAGCTGCAAAAGTCATTGAAGAATATGGCTTTACGGTGGAAAATGTGGTCAATACTGTTAAAGGATTGTAAGATTTATTTACTTAGGGAGTGGGACAAAAATCGTGATTTCGTAGAAATCGATTTTGTAGTCCCACCCCCGCAAGGTTGACGCGGCTTGTAGAATATTGATTTATGAATGTTTTACAAGCCCGACAACTACTGCGTCAAACTGTTCAAACTATAAAAATAAAGAAGTTGGGTACTTTTGTCCCAACCTCTTTTTCTGTATTTTATGATAAAATAAAGAAAAATGGAGGCGTTTTCTTATGGTAGAAAAAGAAGCAATGATTTATCAATTATTAGCGGAATTAGGGATTGACTACGTTCGATTAGACCATGAGCCGATTAGCTCTGTTCGAGATACGGAGATTCGTTTGCCAGGACAGTAAGTGAAAAATCTCTTGCTTAAAACGAAGAAAGGGCGACAATTTTACCTCTTCATTTTGCCAGATGAAAAGATTGCAAATATGAAGCGATTAGCAGAAAATCTAGGAGAAAAACGTTTATCCTTTGCCGGTGATAGTGATTTGGAGAATTTACTCCAAGTAGAAGCTGGAGCAGTCACACCCTTTGGACTGGTATTTGATAAGGAACATCAGGTACAGGTCTTGGTTGATGATACCGTTGATGAAAGCCTAACTGTCGGTTTTCATCCCTTTGTCAATACAACAACACTGAATATTACTTATCAGGATTTTTTACGATTTGCAGACTTTACCGGTCATGAGGTGAGACGGGTATTAGGATAGCGAAAAATCAATTTTTATACTTTTTCATGTATAATGAAACACTTTGTGCATGCTCCATTTATATTTATTTTTGACCGTAGAAAGCTAATATCTACGGTTTTTCTATGATGCGTGTTTTCTTTCTGTACTCTCTTGTATTCTGTCGTATGCATATGATATGCTAACATTATAATGAGACTTTGACCAATAAAGGAGGAAATATGAAGTGCATCATAAACTATTTAATTCTAAAGTCCAAAATTTTCGAATGTGGAAATCAGGGAAACGATGGCTTTTTGGAGCAAGCGTTCTGGTTGCACTTGCATGTGGGAATTCTGTTTCTGTATTAGCTCAAGAAACAGGAACTAATCAGCTTTTAGATAGCGGAAGCGCTATCGAACAGACAACTGTTGTTCAAGAGAATCGTGTTTCAGACACTGAGTCACAAGTAGACAATCTGACTCCTGAAACAACTAGCGAAACGACAGCTACTGATATGGATTTGCCGGCAAAAACAGCTAGCGATTCGTTGTCTCCAACAAAAGAACTTAGTGAGGAACCTTCCTCTACTAGCACCAAAGAGATTGAAGAACCTGTATTAGAATCTAAATCTCAGAAATCAGATGAAGAAAATCAAACACCGCCAACAATATCTGAGAATCAAGCATGGACTCATGGAGTGTCGAAGCCAAGTAAGGAAGAACTAACTTGGCAGAAAGAGTACTATCAAGGTTATTATACAGCACCTTATAAAGATGGAAGTCATCTTTTCGATGTCAATAAGGAGTATGCTGCAAGGGGTAGTGAATTTGGGTTATGTTCTGCAGGAGTTGCTGCCAACATGCTTCACTGGTGGTTAGTTAATAATAAAGAGCATGTAGATAAATATTTGCAAGAATCCGCGACAAATGGTGTTGTGACAACAAAAAGTCGTGTCATTGATTTACGAGACCACAAAGATTATATTGGGGAGCAGCATAAAAGTAAGATTTTTGATTTATTTAAGACTTATTTTCTATATCGAGCTGTCTATATAGATAAAGTGTTAGATCTCTTTTTTAGCGGTTATCCTAATGCTTCTGAGTATCAAGTCAATCAAGAGACAGACTATAACGATAAGGAAGAAAAAGGACTCCTTGATACGCGAGGTGGCTTTTTCAAGGATGTTTTTGAACAGCACTTACTCACCAGCCGAGAAGATGTGAGCGATTATACCTCTATTGGGAATAAAATCAAACAAGCTTTAAATAAGAAAAAGGCTTTGGCAATTGACTATCTCTTTAAGCAAGGCAGAGGACATGCTGTTACTGTCTGGGGAGCGGAGTTTAATGAGAACGGACACCTAAAGGCGCTCTATGTAACAGATACAGATGATTATACTTCTGTAATTGATGCAAAAGATGGTAAACCATTACAAAGCTTAAAACGTTACCAAGTTGTTAATAGAGATGGCAAAGCCTATATTTCAAATAATTATGATGGTACGAGTGGTGTTGCTATTCGAAATCTATATACCTTAGATTTAGGTACAAAACATTGGGAAACTTATTTTTCTAAGAGCAAAGAAGAGCGTGACAGGGCTACGCGGAAAAAAATTATGAGTGTGGTTTGTTTAGCGCAAACTAAAGCTGATCTTGTTGAAGCGATAAAGAGACCATGGGGAGGAGGATTCTCAAAACAAGATATAGAATTGCTCCAGAAAATCCAAAATGCAGACTTTACAGACGATGAGTTTGGATCGTTTCATGCAAGATTGCTAGACATATTATCAGTGTCAAACATGCAAGGAGATAGACAATGGGATGGGCGTTTTCCTAGTCCTGGTCAAAAACTTCCACTGATTAGTAAGCAGAATACTCTATCTGAGTCAACCCCAATCACTCCGAGGATGCCAGAGATTCCGCGCTTGACTTCTACACAAGTAGACCCAAAAATGGAGTTGAAACCTGTCACTCCAAATCCTGCCGATACACCAGATGTGTCGGTGATTCCTCAATCTGATGCGAATGTGCATATTGGTTCAAAGAGTACCATTCTTCCGCCGAAGAACTCAGAACCATCAACGCCAGAACTTGGTTCCAAACCAGAGTTGAACATTCCGACTCAATCAGATTCAGAACCAACTGTTCCAGAGACTCCACGCTTGACTTCGACACAGGTAGGCCCAAAAACGGAGTTGAAATCTGTCACTCCAAATCCTGCCGCCACATCAGATGTTCCAGTGGTTCCTCAGTCTGATTCGAATGTGCATGTTGATTCAAAGAGCACTCTTCTTCCTCCGAAGAACTCAGAGCCATCAACTCCTAAGTTAGATAGTTCATCTGACACACACCCAATTTCACCGAGAGTAGCAGAGATTCCGCGCTTGACTTCTACACAAGTAGACCCAAAAATGGAGTTGAAACCTGTCACTCCAAATCCTGCTGCCACACTAGATGTTCCAGTGGTTCCTCAATCTGATTCGACTGTGCACGTTGGTCCAAAGAGTACCATTCTTCCGCCGAAGAATTCAGAGTCGTCAATTCCCGAACTTGGTACTAAACCAGAATTGAAAAATCCAACTCAATCAGATTCAGATCCAACTGTACCAGATACTCCAGATTCCACTTCAACTCAGGTAGGCCCAAAAACGGAGTTGAAATCTGTCGCTCCAAAGAGTGCCGATAAACCAGATGAGTATGTAACTCCTCATTCTGATGAAAATGTCCATATTGGTTCAAAAAGTGCCATTCTTTTTCCGAAGCAAGCAGAACCATCAATGCCAGAGCTGTCTACTCCTAAGTTAGATAGTCCATCTGACACACAACCCATTTCACCGATGATGCCAAAGATTCCACGCTTGACTTCGACACAAGTCGGACCAAAAACGGAGTTGAAATCTATCTTTCCAAAGAGTGATGCCACACCAGATGAGCATGTAACTCCTCAATCAGATGAAAATGTCCATATTGGTCCAAAGAGTACTATTCTTTCACCGAAGAACTCAGAACCATCAACGCCAGAACTTGGTTCCAAACCAGAGTTGAACATTCCGAATCAATCAGAGTCAGAGTCCACTATTCCGAGTGCACCAGAGACCTCATCTTCAACACAGGTAGGCCCAAAAATGGAGTTGAAATCTGTCACTCCAAAGAATGACAACGCACCAGATGTGCCATCTATTCCTCATCTTGATGTGAATGTATATGTTGGTTCAAAGAGTACCATTCTTCCACCGAAGAAAGAAGAACCATCAACGCCAGAGCTTGGTACTAAGCCAGAGTTGAACATTCCGAATCAAACTGCACCAGATTCAATTCTTCCGAGTGCACCCGAGACCTCATCTTCAATACAGATAGGTTCAAAAACGGAGTTGAAATCTATCGCTTCCAAGATTGCCGATACATCAGATGTGTCAGTGGTTCCTCAGTCTGATTCGAATGTGCATATTGATTCAAAGAGCACTCTTCTTCCTCCGAAGAACTCAGAGCTATCAACTCCTAAGTTAGATAGTCCATCTGACACACACCCAATTTCACCGAGAGTAGCAGAGATTCCGCGCTTGACTTCTACACAAGTAGACCCAAAAATGGAGTTGAAACCTGTCACTCCAAATCCTGCCGCCACATCAGATGTTCCAGTGGTTCCTCAGTCTGATTCGAATGTGCATGTTGATTCAAAGAGCACTCTTCTTCCTCCGAAGAACTCAGAGCCATCAACTCCTAAGTTAGATAGTCCATCTGACACATACCCAATTTCACCGAGAGTAGCAGAGATTCCGCGCTTGACTTCTACACAAGTAGACCCAAAAATGGAGTTGAAACCTGTCACTCCAAATCCTGCTGCCACACTAGATGTTCCAGTGGTTCCTCAATCTGATTCGACTGTGCAGGTTGGTCCAAAGAGTACCATTCTTCTACCGAAGAACTCAGAACCGTCAACACCAGATTTGGGTACTCAACTAGAATTGAAAAATCCAAATCAATCAGAGTCAGAGTCTACCATTCCGAGAGTCCCAGAGACCTCATCTTCAACTCAGGTAGGCCCAAAAACGGAGTTGAAGTTGGTCACTCCAAATCCTGCCGATACACTAGATGAGCCAGTTATTCCTCAGCTTGATGCGAATGTGCATGTTGGTTCAAAGAGTACCATTCTTTTACCGAAGAACTCAGAGCCGTCAACACCAGATTTAGGTACTCAACCAGAATTGAAAAATCCAAATCAATCAGAGCCAGAGTCTACCATTCCGAGAGTCCCAGAGACCTCATCTTCAACTCAGGTAGGCCCAAAAACGGAGTTGAAGTCGGTCACTCCAAAGATTGCCGATACACTAGATGAGCCGGTTATTCCTCAGCTTGATGTGACTGTGCATGTTGGTTCAAAGAGTACCATTCTTTTACCGAAGAACTCAGAGCCGTCAACACCAGATTTAGGTACTCAACCAGAATTGAAAAATCCAAATCAATCAGAGCCAGAGTCTACCATTCCGAGAGTCCCAGAGACCTCATCTTCAACACAAGTAGGACCAAAAACGGAGCTAAAATCTGTCACTTCTAAGAGTGATGCCACACCAGATGTGCCAGCTGTTCCTCAGTTTGATGCGACTGTGCATGTTGGTTCAAAGAGTACCATTCTTCCACCGAAGAAAGAAGAACCATCAACGCCAGAGCTCGGTACTAAGCCAGAGTTGAAGATTCCTGAGCGACATACTCTATCTGACTCAAAAACTGTTGTTCTGAGTGAGCCAGAGACTTCAAAATCACCTTCTGTGCTGGATCGCTCAAGTAAAAAAGACGATCACATGGATAATAAAGCATCATCTGATAGTAAACATGAGATGAGCAATCAAGTAACTGAAAAGAATCAAGTGAAATCAGCCGCCACAAAAGTTAAAAAGGGCATAAGAGCTTCGCATATTCATTATCTAAGCATGGTTCCAGTATTTCTATTAGTAAGTATTTGGGGACTGAAACAATTGAGAAAAGGAAAATGAATGTTTAGTTTCCTTTCGCTGTGAATTGCAATGACTCATTGTAAAAAAGGAAACAGGTATTAGGAGAGTGAGAGAAATGGTTATGGATAGCCTGTCAACAATGTAGCTGAGTTGGGGTCAATGAAGCTAAAGTAATGTTGTAAGGCAAATCGTTAATCTTGCTAGTGATAGGTGTGCTCATGATGTGAGAATAGATACTCTCCAGATTAGTTACTGGGAAATTCAGCCCAAACTTGAAAAGCAGCTCCTCATTTGTTATAATAAATAATATCTGAACAAAAGGAGCAAACAATGCCAACATTATTGATTATGCTGGTTGTGTTGATGGGGTCTATGTACTTCATGCAACGCAACCAAAAGAAACAAGCCCAACAGCACATGGATCGCTTAAATAAGCTTGAAAAAGGGACAGAAGTTGTCACAATCGGTGGTCTGTACGGAGTGGTTGACGAAGTTGATCATGACAAACGCACGGTGACTCTTGATGTTGATGGCGTTTATTTGACGTTTGAACTCATTGCTATCAAGCGTATCTTGAGTGAACCTGCCGCGACTCAAGCAGTTGTCCTTGACGAAGTAGCGACAGACGATGTAATCGAAGCAGATTCTGCAATCGAAGAATAAGAACGAAAAAGACAGAGATTGATTATTTCTGTCTTTTTTGTCTATTTCTATCGCTCTATAAGGTAGAGAAAAGTGCATTTTATCCGCTTTTGTGGTATAATGAAATGATAAAATTTTATTAGGAATAAGACAGATGTTTGGTTTTAAGAAAAAAGAAAAAATTGACCTTCCTTTACAAGTTCCTAAGCATATAGGGATTATTATGGATGGAAATGGACGCTGGGCGAAAAAGCGTATGCAGCCGCGAGTCTTTGGGCATAAAGCAGGCATGGAAGCTCTTCAGAGTGTGACCATTGCGGCTAAAAATTTAGGTGTTCAGGTCTTGACCGTCTATGCCTTTTCAACAGAAAATTGGAAGCGACCTGAAAAAGAAGTGAAATTCATCATGAATTTGCCTGTGGAGTTCTACGAGCGCTATGTTCCAGAATTGCACAAAAATAATGTGAAAATTCAGATGATTGGAGATACCGAAAGACTCCCAGAAGCGACCTATCAAGCGCTTTGTAAGGCAGAAGAATTGACCAAGCTAAACACGGGTCTCATCTTAAACTTTGCTCTCAACTATGGAGGTAGAGCAGAGATTACCCAAGCCATTCGGATGATTGCGCAGGATGTGCTGGATGCGAAGTTCAATCCTGGAGATATCAGTGAAGACATGATTGATGATTACCTTCAAACAAGCACGCTTCCGCGCGTTTTGCGTGATCCAGAATTGATTATTCGGACGAGTGGAGAGCTGCGGTTGAGCAATTTCCTACCTTGGCAGAGTGCATATAGTGAGCTTTATTTCACAGATACCTTGTGGCCAGACTTTGGTGAAAAGACGCTTGAGGGAGCTATCAAAGAGTATAATCGCCGCAATCGTCGCTTTGGAGCGATTTAGGAGGAATGATGGATAAGGATTTACAAAAACGAGTCATTTTTGGAGGAGTGGCAGTAGCTCTGTTTCTCCCCCTCTTAATGGCAGGAGGTGTGTTCCTCCAGATTGGCGTGGGGCTACTTGCCATGCTTGCTATCCATGAATTGCTGAAAATGAAAGGATTGAAAACAGCGACTTTAGAAGGGCTTTTGGGCATGCTTGCTGCCTTTGTCTTGACCCTTCCTCTTGAGAATTACTTGAAGTTTTTGCCAGTTGATGGCAATGTTGTTGCTTATAGCATTGTCGTAGGTATCCTCTTGGGGTCAATGGTCTTTCATGAGGATTATAGTTTTGAAGATGCGGTGTATCCGATTGCGTCAAGTTTCTATGTAGGTATGGGCTTCAATGCATTACTCGACGCACGGACAGCAGGACTTGATAAGGTGCTACTTGCTTTATTCATCGTTTGGGCAACAGACAGCGGTGCTTACTTGATCGGTCGAAAATACGGTAAAAGAAAGCTCGCACCCACCGTTTCTCCTAATAAGACGATTGAAGGTAGTCTAGGAGGTGTTATTTTAGCAATCTTGGTTGCTTTTATCTTTATGATTGTGGATAGCAAGGTTGCAGCTCCTCACAACTTTTTGACCATGCTTGTTTTAACCGTTGTTTTTAGCTTGGCAGGACAATTTGGAGATTTGGTGGAAAGCTCAATTAAGCGCCATTTTGGTGTAAAAGATTCTGGGAAATTCATCCCAGGGCATGGTGGCGTTTTAGACCGATTTGACAGCCTACTGTTTGTCTTTCCTCTCATGCATTTCTTTGGTTTATTTTAACAATAGAAAGGTCGGTAACTAGCTAGATGAAAGGAATTTTAGCCTTTGTACTCATTTTCTGTGTGATTGTGGTCATTCATGAATTTGGGCATTTCTATTTTGCAAAAAAATCGGGTATTCTCGTGCGTGAGTTTGCCATTGGGATGGGACCAAAAATCTTTTCTCATATCGGACGAGACGGAACCGCCTATACGATTCGTATGCTTCCCTTGGGAGGTTATGTTCGCATGGCTGGTTGGGGCGAAGATACCACAGAGATTAAGACAGGAAGTCCTGCTAGTCTGACCTTGGATGAAGCAGGTAAAGTCATCCGCATCAATCTTTCTGGGAAGAAGATTGACCAAATGGCTCTTCCTATGAATGTAACGAGCTTTGATTTTGAGGATAAACTAGAAATCACAGGTTTAGTCCTAGAGGAAGAAAAGACCTATCCAGTCGATCACGATGCGACGATTGTCGAGCAGGACGGAACCGAAGTCCGCATTGCGCCGCTTGATGTTCAATATCAAAATGCTAGCATTGCAGGTCGCTTGATGACCAACTTTGCAGGACCCATGAATAACTTTATTTTAGGAATTCTAGCCTTTATGCTGCTTATCTTTATGCAAGGTGGGGTGCCTAATCCTGATAGCAATCAAGTGCGGGTAGTACCAGACGGTGCCTTGGCAAAAGCAGGTGTCAAGACCGATGATGCGATTTTGAAAGTCGGCTCACATGGGATTGACAATTGGGAAGATTTGACCCAAGCTGTGGAGAGTGAAACCAAGAACAGTGAGAGTCAGCCACAGTTGAAACTTCTCGTGAAAACAGGCGGGGAAGAAAAAGAGATTACCGTAGAGCCTAAAAAAGAGGGGGAACGCTATGTGATTGGCGTCATGCCAGCGCTTAAGTCAGACTTGTTATCCATGATTTTAGGTGGATTCACCGAAGCTTGGAATGCTAGCTTCCGGATCTTTGGCGCTCTTAAAAATCTAGTCCTTCGTCCAAATCTGAATGAACTAGGTGGTCCAGTTGCGATTTTCCAAGCCAGCAATCAAGCTGCTAAAAATGGCATTGAAAGTGTCATTGGTCTTCTTGCTATGCTTTCCTTGAATATTGGGATTTTTAACCTGATTCCGATTCCAGCCCTTGATGGAGGGAAAATTGTTCTGAATCTCTTAGAACTCATTCGCAGAAAACCACTCAAACGTGAAACCGAAAGCTATGTGACCTTAGCAGGAGTTGCCATTATGGTCTTTCTCATGCTAGCTGTGACATGGAATGATATCATTCGTGCTTTCTTTTAAGAATTAGAAAAATTGAACCGTAAAGGAGTTTATATGAAACAAAGTAAAATGCTAATCCCAACTCTTCGTGAGATGCCTAGTGATGCACAGGTTATCAGCCATGCGCTCATGTTGCGTGCAGGATATGTACGTCAAGTGTCAGCTGGGGTGTACTCGTACCTTCCTCTTGCCAATCGCGTGATTGAAAAAGCTAAAAATATCATGCGTGAGGAATTTGACAAAATTGGTGCCGTTGAGATGTTGGCGCCAGCTCTTCTTAGTGCAGACTTGTGGAGAGAAAGTGGGCGCTATGAGACTTATGACGGAGGTCTCTATAAGTTGAAAAATGGAGAAGGTTCTGACTTTATTTTGGGACCAACTCACGAAGAGACTTTCACAGCCTTGGTGCGTGATTCTGTCAAATCTTACAAGCAATTACCGCTAAATCTTTACCAAATCCAAGCCAAATATCGTGATGAAAAACGCCCACGTAATGGTCTTCTTCGGACTCGTGAGTTCATCATGAAAGATGGATACAGTTTCCACGCGAACTACGAAGACTTAGATGTAGTTTATGATGAGTACAAAACAGCTTATGAAAATATCTTTACTCGGAGCGGTCTTGAATTTAAAGGGATTATCGGAGACGGCGGAGCTATGGGAGGAAAAGATAGCCAAGAATTTATGGCAATCACACCTGACCGCACAGATCTTGATCACTGGGTGATTTTGGACAAATCTGTGGCAAGTTTTGATGAAATCCCAGAAGAAGTCCAAGCAGAAATCAAGGCAGAATTGGCAAGCTGGTTAGTATCTGGAGAAGATACTATCGTTTACTCAAGCGAATCTGGCTATGCAGCCAATATCGAAATGGCAACTAACGAATACAAACCAAGCAACCGTGTGGAAAGCCAAGCAGAGGTAGCTCGCGTTGAAACTCCAGATTGCAAATCAATTGATGAAGTTGCAGCTTTCTTACAGGTTGACGAAGGACAAACCATTAAGACCTTGGTCTATATGGCAGATGAAGAGCCAGTTGTAGCCCTTCTTGTCGGCAATGACCAGCTCAATGAAGTTAAATTGAAAAATCACCTCGGAGCAAATTTCTTTGAGGCAGCAAGTGATGAAGAGGTCAAGAACCTTCTTGGAGCAAGTTTTGGCTCACTCGGTCCAGTCAATCTGCCAGAAGGTGTGAAAATCATTGCTGACCGCAAGGTCCAAGATGTGCATAATGCTGTTGTAGGAGCGAATGAAGATGGCTATCATTTGACAGGGGTGAATCCAGGACGCGATTTCACAGCAGAGTTCGTTGATATCCGTGAAGTACGCGAAGGTGAAATCTCACCGGACGGCAAAGGTGTTTTGAAATTCGCGCGTGGAATCGAAATCGGACACATCTTTAAACTAGGTACTCGCTATTCAGATAGCATGGGTGCAACAGTGCTAGATGAAAATGGTCGTGCAGTGCCAATGGTTATGGGCTGTTACGGAATTGGGGTTAGCCGCCTGCTTTCTGCAGTCATGGAACAGCACGCTCGCCTCTTTGTGAATAAAACACCAAAAGGTGAGTACCGTTATGCATGGGGAATTAACTTCCCGAAAGAGCTAGCACCATTTGATGTGCATTTGATTACGGTCAATGTGAAAGATGAAGCAGCGCAAGATCTTACACAAGACCTTGAAAATCGCTTGGTAGCAGCAGGTTATGAAGTGTTGACTGATGACCGCAATGAACGTGTCGGAGTAAAATTCTCAGATAGTGATTTGATTGGCTTGCCAATCCGTGTCACTGTTGGTAAAAAAGCCGCAGAAGGCATTGTTGAAGTAAAAATCAAGGCGACAGGGGACACGATTGAAGTCCATGCTGATAATCTACTTGAAACTCTTAGTATTTTAGGAGAACAAAAATAATCCAAAAAGAGAGATTTTTCTCTCTTTTTTTGATTTTTTAGTAAAAGCTGCGAATAGGATAAATAGACAGGTCGCGCGCGGGCCTCTCTAATTGAAAAAGAAATGTTGAAAGGAAACGTCTATGTCACAATTTAATGCTACCCCTACTCTCAAAAAATACTCTCTTCTTGCAGCTTCTGCTCTCACAGCCTTTACCTTGGTGACAGCCCAAGCTTCAGCTGATGAAGTAGATAGCGCACCTGCTCTTCCTAAAACAGAGCAAACAACCGTGATTGCAACAGACAGTACAGCACCTATTGCTGAATTATTCACTGAATCAGTCGATAAGAAAGAAGAAACAGCAGCGCTAGCTTCAGTAGAAAGGGTAGCTGAAAATACAGGGACTTCCACAGTTAACGAGACACCAAGTGTTCAAATGGAGAAAACAGTTATCGCCACAGAAGAAAAAGCAATGCTGGCACCGATTGCTGAGACACACGAAACGACTTCACCTACCGCTATTGCAAGACAAGAAATCAAAACGAAACCAACAACCAATCTTGAAACGCGTGAAGTAAAATCAAGTGTTGAAACTGTAAATGTTCCCTCAGTAAGTTTTCGAATGGCTGCAATAGCATCAGAATTTCGTGGAGATGATTACCCTGCACATTTGAAAAATGCAGCTCAAGATACGATTGTAGATCCATGGACCATGTATAATCGAGAATGTACATCATTTGTAGCCTATCGCTTAAGTTCTGCAAATGGCTATAACCTACCAGCGGGGTATGGAAATGCAGATACGTGGGGAGGTATTGCTCGTAGCAGAGGTATTCGAGTGGATAAAACACCAGCACTGGGTGCGGTTGCATGGTGGGATCACTGCCATGTAGCATGGGTAGCAGAGTTGATGGGTGATCAGGTTCGTATTGAAGAGTATAACTATGATTATGCAGGTCATTATCATACTCGTATTATTCCAACTAGTTCGGTAACAGGTTTCATCCACTTCAAAGATATTGCTCCTGGTGCACCAGCTAGAACCAGTCATTCTCAAGAAGCAAGTTCAGAATTAGCTTCAAGCGGTATTTATCGCTTTACCAAATCTTCTGGTGTGAAAAATATTCCACGTATGTCAGCGCCAGACTTGGCGACCTATGAAGCAGGACAAACGGTTAATTACGATCGAGTGATGCAGGCAGATGGACATAAGTGGATTAGCTATATCAGCTACTCTGGAGTTCGTCGCTATATTCCAGTAGAAGAGGTTCAAAATCCAGCACCACAGCCAGTTGCAACAACGCCAGCCCGTGTCAATATTCCAGCAAGTGGAACTTATCGCTTCACAGTACCATCTCCAATCAAGTCTGAGGCTCGTATGTCAGCGCCGACAATTGCGACCTATGATCCAGGTGAAACTGTAAACTATGACCGTGTCTTGGATGCAGATGGTCATCAATGGATTAGCTACCTTAGCTACTCAGGAGCACGTCGTTATATTGCGATAAATTGATTGAATTAT
This window contains:
- a CDS encoding proline--tRNA ligase, yielding MKQSKMLIPTLREMPSDAQVISHALMLRAGYVRQVSAGVYSYLPLANRVIEKAKNIMREEFDKIGAVEMLAPALLSADLWRESGRYETYDGGLYKLKNGEGSDFILGPTHEETFTALVRDSVKSYKQLPLNLYQIQAKYRDEKRPRNGLLRTREFIMKDGYSFHANYEDLDVVYDEYKTAYENIFTRSGLEFKGIIGDGGAMGGKDSQEFMAITPDRTDLDHWVILDKSVASFDEIPEEVQAEIKAELASWLVSGEDTIVYSSESGYAANIEMATNEYKPSNRVESQAEVARVETPDCKSIDEVAAFLQVDEGQTIKTLVYMADEEPVVALLVGNDQLNEVKLKNHLGANFFEAASDEEVKNLLGASFGSLGPVNLPEGVKIIADRKVQDVHNAVVGANEDGYHLTGVNPGRDFTAEFVDIREVREGEISPDGKGVLKFARGIEIGHIFKLGTRYSDSMGATVLDENGRAVPMVMGCYGIGVSRLLSAVMEQHARLFVNKTPKGEYRYAWGINFPKELAPFDVHLITVNVKDEAAQDLTQDLENRLVAAGYEVLTDDRNERVGVKFSDSDLIGLPIRVTVGKKAAEGIVEVKIKATGDTIEVHADNLLETLSILGEQK
- a CDS encoding SH3 domain-containing protein gives rise to the protein MSQFNATPTLKKYSLLAASALTAFTLVTAQASADEVDSAPALPKTEQTTVIATDSTAPIAELFTESVDKKEETAALASVERVAENTGTSTVNETPSVQMEKTVIATEEKAMLAPIAETHETTSPTAIARQEIKTKPTTNLETREVKSSVETVNVPSVSFRMAAIASEFRGDDYPAHLKNAAQDTIVDPWTMYNRECTSFVAYRLSSANGYNLPAGYGNADTWGGIARSRGIRVDKTPALGAVAWWDHCHVAWVAELMGDQVRIEEYNYDYAGHYHTRIIPTSSVTGFIHFKDIAPGAPARTSHSQEASSELASSGIYRFTKSSGVKNIPRMSAPDLATYEAGQTVNYDRVMQADGHKWISYISYSGVRRYIPVEEVQNPAPQPVATTPARVNIPASGTYRFTVPSPIKSEARMSAPTIATYDPGETVNYDRVLDADGHQWISYLSYSGARRYIAIN